A portion of the Pseudomonas sp. PSE14 genome contains these proteins:
- a CDS encoding TauD/TfdA family dioxygenase, which yields MFEFFYALPSQNRAAEYRHFSILPATGAIGADVTGVDLRQLDEDGFAELRQALLAHKVLFIRGQSLSVEDLEAVTLHFGEFGREPYVVGMDDHPHVVRVVKEANEKTPVVFGGAWHTDWSFQERPPAFTLLYGHDIPPFGGDTLYANMALAYEWLSPKLRAQLETLDAIHSPERAYGAEAKHNDLMENMAVRYGSHDGEVRSHPLVTRHPETGKKILFVNPAYTSGIKGMRPAESQPLLDYLFGIATQPAFTCRMRWTQGTLAIWDNRSTWHYPVSDYHGMRREMYRTTVVGDIPCR from the coding sequence ATGTTCGAGTTCTTCTACGCCTTGCCGAGCCAGAACCGAGCGGCCGAGTACCGCCATTTCAGCATCCTCCCCGCCACCGGAGCCATCGGCGCGGACGTCACCGGCGTCGATCTGCGGCAACTGGACGAGGACGGCTTCGCCGAGCTGCGCCAGGCCCTGCTGGCGCACAAGGTGCTGTTCATCCGCGGCCAGTCGCTCAGCGTGGAAGACCTCGAAGCCGTGACCCTGCACTTCGGCGAGTTCGGCCGGGAACCCTATGTGGTCGGCATGGACGACCATCCCCACGTGGTACGCGTGGTCAAGGAAGCCAACGAGAAGACGCCGGTGGTATTCGGCGGTGCCTGGCACACCGACTGGTCCTTCCAGGAGCGCCCGCCGGCCTTCACCCTGCTCTACGGCCACGACATCCCGCCCTTCGGCGGCGATACCCTCTACGCCAATATGGCGCTGGCCTACGAATGGCTGTCGCCCAAGCTACGCGCGCAACTGGAAACCCTCGACGCCATCCACAGCCCGGAGCGCGCCTACGGCGCCGAGGCCAAGCACAACGACCTGATGGAAAACATGGCGGTGCGCTATGGCAGCCATGACGGCGAAGTGCGCTCCCATCCGCTGGTCACCCGCCATCCGGAAACCGGCAAGAAGATTCTCTTCGTCAATCCCGCCTACACCAGCGGCATCAAGGGCATGCGCCCCGCCGAGTCGCAGCCGCTGCTGGACTACCTGTTCGGCATCGCCACCCAGCCCGCCTTCACCTGCCGCATGCGCTGGACCCAGGGTACCCTGGCGATCTGGGACAACCGCAGCACCTGGCACTACCCGGTGTCGGACTACCACGGCATGCGCCGCGAGATGTACCGCACCACCGTAGTCGGCGACATTCCCTGCCGCTGA
- a CDS encoding 4a-hydroxytetrahydrobiopterin dehydratase, with protein MTALTQAHCEACRADAPKVSDEELAVLIKQIPDWNIEVRDGHMELERVFLFKNFRHALAFTNAIGAIAEKEGHHPDLLTQWGKVTVTWWSHELKGLHRNDFIMAARTDEVAQTAEGRK; from the coding sequence ATGACCGCACTCACCCAAGCCCATTGCGAAGCCTGCCGCGCCGACGCCCCGAAGGTCTCCGACGAAGAACTGGCCGTCCTGATCAAGCAGATTCCGGACTGGAACATCGAAGTCCGCGACGGCCACATGGAGCTGGAACGCGTCTTCCTGTTCAAGAACTTCCGCCATGCCCTGGCCTTCACCAACGCCATCGGCGCCATCGCCGAGAAAGAAGGCCACCACCCCGACCTGCTGACCCAGTGGGGCAAGGTCACCGTCACCTGGTGGAGCCATGAGCTCAAGGGCTTGCACCGCAACGACTTCATCATGGCCGCCCGCACCGACGAGGTGGCGCAGACCGCCGAGGGCCGCAAATGA
- a CDS encoding sigma-54-dependent transcriptional regulator, which yields MRIKVHCQNRVGILRDILNLLVDYGINVNRGEVGGEQGNAIYLLCPNLINLQFQSLKPKLEAVPGVFGVKRVGLMPSERRHLELNALLAALDFPVLSIDMAGQIVAGNRAAAQLLGVRVDEVPGIPLSRYVEDLDLPELVRANKARINGLRVKVKGDVFLADIAPLQSEHDESEALAGAVLTLHRADRVGERIYNVRRLELRGFDSIFQSSRVMAAVVREARRMAPLDAPLLIEGETGTGKELLARACHLASPRGQSPFMALNCAGLPESMAETELFGYGPGAFEGARPEGKLGLLELTAGGTLFLDGVGEMSPRLQAKLLRFLQDGCFRRVGSDEEVYLDVRVICATQVDLSELCTKGEFRQDLYHRLNVLSLHIPPLRECLDGLEPLVEHFLDQASRQIGCPLPRLAPQALDRLGRYHWPGNVRQLENVLFQAVSLCEGGTIKPEHIRLPDYGAPHPLGDFSLEGGLDVIVGRFEKAVLERLYREHPSSRQLGKRLGVSHTTIANKLRQHGLGQSDEP from the coding sequence ATGCGTATCAAAGTGCACTGCCAGAACCGCGTCGGCATCCTGCGCGACATCCTCAACCTGCTGGTCGACTACGGCATCAACGTCAACCGCGGCGAAGTCGGCGGCGAGCAGGGCAACGCCATCTACCTGCTCTGCCCGAACCTCATCAACCTGCAGTTCCAGTCGCTCAAGCCCAAGCTCGAAGCGGTGCCTGGCGTATTCGGCGTCAAGCGCGTCGGCCTGATGCCCAGCGAGCGTCGTCACCTGGAACTGAACGCGCTGCTGGCGGCGCTGGATTTCCCGGTGCTGTCGATCGACATGGCCGGGCAGATCGTGGCGGGCAACCGGGCGGCCGCGCAGTTGTTGGGCGTACGCGTCGACGAGGTGCCGGGCATTCCGCTGTCGCGCTACGTGGAGGACCTCGACCTGCCGGAGCTGGTGCGGGCCAACAAGGCGCGCATCAATGGCCTGCGGGTGAAGGTAAAGGGCGACGTATTCCTGGCCGACATTGCGCCGCTACAGTCCGAGCATGACGAAAGCGAAGCGCTGGCCGGCGCCGTGCTGACGCTGCACCGCGCCGACCGTGTCGGCGAGCGCATCTACAACGTGCGGCGCCTGGAGCTGCGCGGCTTCGACAGCATCTTCCAGAGCTCGCGGGTGATGGCCGCCGTGGTGCGCGAGGCGCGCCGCATGGCGCCGTTGGACGCACCGCTGCTGATCGAAGGCGAGACCGGCACCGGCAAGGAGCTGCTGGCTCGCGCCTGCCACCTGGCCAGCCCGCGCGGGCAGTCGCCGTTCATGGCGCTGAACTGCGCCGGCCTGCCCGAATCCATGGCCGAGACCGAACTGTTCGGTTACGGCCCCGGCGCCTTCGAAGGCGCGCGCCCGGAGGGCAAGCTCGGCCTGCTGGAACTGACCGCTGGCGGCACGCTGTTCCTCGATGGCGTGGGGGAGATGAGTCCGCGTCTGCAGGCCAAGCTGTTGCGCTTCCTGCAGGACGGTTGCTTCCGCCGCGTAGGCAGCGACGAGGAGGTGTACCTCGACGTGCGGGTGATCTGCGCCACCCAGGTCGACCTGTCCGAGCTCTGCACCAAGGGCGAATTCCGCCAGGACCTTTACCACCGCCTCAACGTGCTGTCGCTGCACATCCCGCCGTTGCGCGAATGCCTCGACGGTCTGGAACCGCTGGTGGAGCACTTCCTCGACCAGGCCAGCCGGCAGATCGGCTGCCCACTGCCCAGGCTCGCCCCGCAGGCGCTGGACCGCCTCGGCCGCTACCACTGGCCGGGCAATGTGCGGCAGCTGGAGAATGTGCTGTTCCAGGCGGTTTCGTTGTGCGAGGGCGGCACCATCAAGCCCGAGCATATCCGCCTGCCGGATTATGGTGCGCCACACCCGTTGGGCGACTTCTCCCTGGAGGGCGGGTTGGACGTCATCGTCGGGCGCTTCGAGAAGGCGGTGCTGGAGCGGCTCTATCGTGAGCATCCGAGCAGCCGGCAGTTGGGCAAGCGGTTGGGGGTGTCGCACACGACCATTGCCAATAAGCTGCGTCAGCATGGGTTAGGGCAGAGCGACGAACCGTAG
- a CDS encoding fumarylacetoacetate hydrolase family protein, producing MSTDNHHAAARALANARACRTPIAAPAAAYALAGLDDAYRVQALGIDLALAAGQRLAGAKAGLISPVMQAALKVDEPVYGRLLADLRCQSDARISRERLLQPRIEAEIALLVGRELPEGEPDLATLRACLDGAVPAIEINDTAVANWQIGLLDSIADNLCAGLYLTGNQPVELEKLQGAALAVQLLRNGAPAFPPTQTNIAAVLDIALWLARRMARLGAPLKAGDVLLCGALAPMSQVAPGDVFELEIEGLGRLGCSFES from the coding sequence ATGAGCACCGACAACCACCACGCCGCCGCCCGCGCCCTGGCCAACGCGCGGGCCTGCCGAACACCCATCGCCGCTCCTGCGGCCGCCTACGCCCTGGCCGGGCTGGACGACGCCTACCGCGTACAGGCACTGGGCATCGACCTGGCGCTGGCCGCCGGTCAACGCCTGGCGGGCGCCAAGGCCGGGCTGATCTCGCCGGTGATGCAGGCCGCGCTGAAGGTCGACGAGCCGGTCTACGGCCGGCTGCTCGCCGACCTGCGCTGCCAGAGCGACGCGCGTATCTCCCGCGAGCGCCTGCTGCAGCCGCGCATCGAAGCGGAAATCGCCCTGCTGGTCGGCCGTGAACTGCCCGAGGGAGAGCCGGACCTGGCCACCCTTCGTGCCTGCCTCGACGGCGCCGTCCCGGCCATCGAGATCAACGACACCGCCGTGGCCAATTGGCAGATCGGCCTGCTCGACTCCATCGCCGACAACCTCTGCGCGGGCCTCTACCTCACCGGCAACCAGCCGGTCGAGCTGGAGAAACTGCAAGGTGCGGCGCTGGCGGTGCAATTGCTGCGCAATGGCGCCCCGGCCTTCCCCCCCACCCAGACGAACATCGCCGCGGTGCTGGACATCGCCCTGTGGCTGGCTCGGCGCATGGCGCGCCTGGGGGCGCCACTGAAGGCCGGCGATGTCCTGCTGTGCGGCGCGCTGGCACCGATGTCGCAGGTCGCGCCGGGGGATGTGTTCGAGCTGGAGATCGAGGGACTGGGGCGGTTGGGTTGCAGCTTCGAGAGCTGA
- a CDS encoding AraC family transcriptional regulator, whose protein sequence is MDWRQVREITGVRYLLDTARDSGLAPEACLVGSAIALADLQSRAVRIQAWQELAVIRNVLQHIGRPGLGLVAGQRYHLTSLGHLGFTMLASRTLQEAFETFGRFQSLALTLCPVSSEPEARGVWLVYDDTVLPEDARPFVVERGIAGCLQLSRELLQRSIQPLAIELKSVEPTDLTPFRELFGLVPRFAAPRNAMLFSMQDLLAPLPQAHISARDSGEQLCEQLCGELALTLAVTPTARQVQQLLLRESASLLGGAEVAGRLGLSERTLQRRLAEEGQSLQALNDGIKQRLAERLLQESRMDLHEVAQCLGYAEAASFSRAFQRWTGQSPGRWKRQAALALRQG, encoded by the coding sequence ATGGATTGGCGTCAGGTCCGTGAGATCACCGGGGTGCGTTACCTGCTCGATACCGCCCGCGACAGCGGGCTGGCGCCGGAGGCCTGCCTGGTGGGCAGCGCCATCGCGCTGGCGGATCTGCAGTCGCGCGCGGTACGCATCCAGGCTTGGCAGGAGCTGGCGGTGATCCGCAATGTGCTGCAGCACATCGGCCGTCCCGGCCTGGGGCTGGTCGCCGGGCAGCGCTACCACCTGACTTCCCTGGGCCACCTGGGCTTCACCATGCTCGCCAGCCGCACCCTGCAGGAGGCGTTCGAGACCTTCGGGCGCTTCCAGAGCCTGGCGCTGACCCTCTGCCCGGTGAGCAGCGAGCCCGAGGCACGTGGCGTCTGGCTGGTCTACGACGATACGGTGCTGCCCGAGGATGCACGGCCCTTCGTGGTGGAGCGCGGCATCGCCGGGTGCCTGCAATTGTCGCGGGAGCTGTTGCAGCGCTCGATACAGCCGTTGGCCATCGAGTTGAAGAGCGTTGAGCCGACGGACCTCACGCCGTTCCGCGAGCTGTTCGGACTGGTTCCGCGCTTCGCCGCGCCACGCAACGCGATGCTGTTCTCCATGCAGGATCTGCTCGCGCCGCTGCCGCAAGCGCACATCAGCGCCCGCGACAGTGGTGAGCAGTTGTGCGAGCAGCTATGCGGCGAACTGGCGCTGACCCTCGCCGTCACACCGACTGCGCGCCAGGTGCAGCAACTGCTGCTGCGCGAATCCGCCAGTCTGTTGGGCGGTGCCGAGGTGGCCGGGCGGCTGGGCTTGTCCGAACGCACCTTGCAGCGGCGCCTGGCGGAGGAGGGGCAGAGCCTGCAGGCGCTCAACGATGGCATCAAGCAGCGGCTCGCGGAGCGCCTGCTGCAGGAGTCGCGTATGGACCTGCACGAAGTCGCCCAGTGCCTGGGGTATGCTGAGGCGGCCAGTTTCTCCCGCGCGTTCCAGCGCTGGACGGGGCAGTCGCCGGGACGCTGGAAGCGTCAGGCGGCGCTTGCCCTACGCCAAGGTTGA
- the phhA gene encoding phenylalanine 4-monooxygenase, which translates to MKTTQYVARQPDEHGFIHYPEAEHQVWNTLITRQLKVIEGRACQEYLDGIEQLGLPHDRIPQLGEINRVLQSTTGWRVARVPALIPFQTFFELLASQQFPVATFIRTPEELDYLQEPDIFHEIFGHCPLLTNPWFAEFTHTYGKLGLAASKEERVYLARLYWMTIEFGLLDTSQGVRIYGGGILSSPKETVYSLSDEPERQAFDPLECMRTPYRIDILQPLYFVLPELKRLFELAHQDIMALVREAMHLGLHAPKFPPKQAA; encoded by the coding sequence ATGAAGACAACGCAGTACGTGGCCCGCCAACCTGACGAACACGGTTTCATCCATTACCCCGAAGCCGAACACCAGGTCTGGAACACCCTGATCACCCGCCAACTGAAAGTGATCGAGGGCCGCGCTTGTCAGGAATACCTGGACGGCATCGAACAACTCGGCCTACCCCATGACCGCATCCCGCAACTGGGCGAAATCAACCGGGTGCTGCAATCCACCACCGGCTGGCGCGTGGCGCGGGTGCCGGCGCTGATTCCCTTCCAGACCTTCTTCGAACTGCTGGCCAGCCAGCAATTCCCGGTGGCCACCTTCATCCGCACCCCGGAAGAACTGGACTACCTGCAGGAACCGGACATCTTCCACGAGATCTTCGGCCACTGCCCGCTGCTGACCAACCCCTGGTTCGCCGAATTCACCCACACCTACGGCAAGCTCGGCCTGGCCGCCAGCAAGGAAGAGCGCGTGTACCTCGCCCGCCTGTACTGGATGACCATCGAATTCGGCCTGCTCGACACATCCCAGGGCGTACGCATCTACGGCGGCGGCATCCTTTCCTCGCCGAAAGAGACCGTCTACAGCCTCTCCGACGAGCCCGAGCGCCAGGCGTTCGACCCGCTGGAATGCATGCGCACCCCGTACCGCATCGACATCCTGCAGCCGCTGTACTTCGTCCTGCCGGAGCTCAAGCGCCTGTTCGAACTGGCCCACCAGGACATCATGGCGCTGGTCCGCGAGGCCATGCACCTGGGCCTGCACGCGCCGAAATTTCCGCCCAAGCAAGCCGCCTGA
- a CDS encoding amino acid aminotransferase codes for MSHFAKVTRVPGDPILGLLDAYRADPNPARLDLGVGVYKDAQGLTPIPRAVKLAEQRLVETETTKSYVGGHGDALFAARLCELVLGTDSRLLATQRADATQTPGGTGALRLAADFIAHCLPGRSIWLSDPTWPIHESLFAAAGVRVSHYPYVDADNRLDVEAMLSALERVPHGDVVLLHACCHNPTGFDLAYNDWQRVLDVVRRRELLPLLDFAYQGLGDGLEEDARAVRLFADSLSEMLITSSCSKNFGLYRERTGALIVCAGSAAKLTDVRSQLALMARNLWSTPPAHGAEVVATILGDADLKALWLDELDGMRARIADLRLGLVEALRPHGLAERFAHVAIQRGMFSYTGLTPEQVRRLREEHSVYMVGSGRANIAGLDAERLGDLALAIASVCR; via the coding sequence ATGAGTCATTTCGCCAAGGTCACCCGCGTGCCGGGCGACCCGATCCTGGGCCTGCTCGACGCCTACCGGGCCGACCCGAACCCGGCGCGGCTCGACCTTGGCGTGGGCGTCTACAAGGACGCCCAGGGCCTGACGCCGATCCCCCGCGCGGTGAAGCTCGCCGAGCAGCGCCTGGTGGAAACCGAGACCACCAAGAGCTACGTCGGCGGCCACGGTGACGCGCTGTTCGCCGCCCGCCTGTGCGAGCTGGTGCTGGGCACCGACTCGCGCCTGCTGGCCACCCAGCGCGCCGACGCCACCCAGACCCCGGGCGGCACCGGCGCCCTGCGTCTGGCGGCGGACTTCATCGCCCACTGCCTGCCGGGCAGGAGCATCTGGCTGAGCGACCCGACCTGGCCGATCCACGAAAGCCTGTTCGCCGCCGCCGGAGTGCGCGTGTCGCATTACCCCTACGTCGATGCCGACAACCGTCTCGACGTGGAAGCCATGCTCAGCGCCCTGGAGCGCGTGCCCCATGGCGACGTGGTGCTGCTGCACGCCTGCTGCCACAACCCCACCGGCTTCGACCTGGCCTACAACGACTGGCAACGCGTGCTGGACGTGGTGCGCCGTCGCGAGCTGTTGCCGTTGCTGGACTTCGCCTACCAGGGCCTGGGCGATGGTCTGGAGGAAGACGCCCGCGCCGTGCGGCTGTTCGCCGACAGCCTGTCGGAAATGCTGATCACCAGTTCCTGCTCGAAGAACTTCGGCCTCTACCGCGAGCGCACCGGCGCGCTGATCGTCTGTGCAGGCAGTGCCGCCAAGCTCACCGACGTGCGCAGCCAACTGGCGCTGATGGCCCGCAACCTCTGGTCCACCCCGCCCGCCCACGGCGCCGAAGTGGTTGCCACCATCCTCGGCGACGCGGACCTCAAGGCGCTCTGGCTGGACGAACTGGACGGCATGCGTGCGCGCATCGCCGACCTGCGCCTGGGGCTGGTGGAGGCACTGCGCCCGCACGGCCTGGCCGAGCGCTTCGCGCACGTCGCCATCCAGCGCGGCATGTTCTCCTACACCGGCCTGACGCCGGAACAGGTGCGCCGCCTGCGTGAAGAGCACAGCGTGTACATGGTCGGCAGCGGCCGCGCCAACATCGCCGGGCTCGACGCCGAACGCCTGGGCGACCTGGCGCTGGCCATTGCCAGCGTCTGCCGCTGA